Proteins from a genomic interval of Treponema brennaborense DSM 12168:
- a CDS encoding V-type ATP synthase subunit A, with translation MIEGKITRISGPIVYAQGLEGCGLYDVVDVGEAKLIGEIIRQKEGVATIQVYEDDTGMHVGEKVVCNQRPLSVRLGPGLVGTIYDGIQRPLAAMFSEGGAFLLPGQRTEPLDTHKKWKFEPVLAAGAAIAPGMVLGTVKETSSITHRIMVPPTVRGRVLKSIVPAGEYTVDDEAAQTELGEKIYFSQYWPVRKPRPYAQKMTVTEPLVTGQRVIDVFFPLSKGGTAAIPGGFGTGKTMTQHAVAKWCDADLIVYIGCGERGNEMTDVLTEFPSLIDPRTGRSLMERTILIANTSNMPVAAREVSLYSGITLAEYYRDMGMAVAIMADSTSRWAEALRELSGRMEEMPAEEGFPAYLPTRLAEFYERAGRVNSLCGKEGSVSVIGAVSPPGGDFSEPVTQHTKRFIRCFWALDRELANARHYPAIGWIESYSEYAEEVKAWWDKLDPRWASIRLEALELLKREQRLQQIVRLIGPDALPDSERLILTVAEMIKNGFLQQNAFDEIDVYSVPEKQILILQLMMTYYRKSLAAVKAGAPLIKVTSLPVREEIVRIKTSVPNDKLDMISVIESHLDEQLGNVERMYRKVATA, from the coding sequence ATGATAGAAGGTAAAATAACCCGTATTTCAGGTCCCATCGTATACGCGCAGGGACTTGAAGGCTGCGGTTTGTACGATGTGGTCGACGTCGGTGAAGCGAAACTGATCGGTGAAATTATCCGCCAGAAAGAGGGCGTCGCGACCATTCAGGTATATGAAGACGACACCGGTATGCATGTCGGTGAGAAAGTCGTCTGCAATCAGCGCCCGCTTTCCGTCCGTTTGGGACCGGGCTTGGTCGGCACCATTTACGACGGTATACAGCGTCCGCTTGCCGCCATGTTCAGCGAAGGCGGCGCATTTTTGCTGCCCGGTCAGCGGACCGAACCGCTCGATACGCACAAAAAATGGAAATTCGAGCCGGTACTCGCCGCGGGCGCCGCGATCGCTCCGGGTATGGTGCTGGGAACGGTCAAGGAAACGTCGTCGATTACGCACCGCATAATGGTGCCGCCGACCGTCCGCGGACGGGTTTTGAAATCGATCGTTCCGGCGGGCGAATATACCGTCGACGATGAAGCGGCTCAGACCGAACTCGGTGAAAAAATATATTTTTCCCAGTACTGGCCGGTGCGGAAACCGCGCCCGTACGCGCAAAAAATGACGGTAACCGAACCGCTGGTTACCGGGCAGCGCGTTATCGACGTGTTTTTTCCGCTTTCCAAAGGCGGCACGGCGGCGATTCCCGGCGGATTCGGTACGGGTAAAACGATGACCCAGCACGCCGTTGCCAAATGGTGCGACGCCGATTTGATCGTGTACATCGGCTGCGGCGAGCGCGGCAACGAAATGACCGACGTTCTCACCGAATTCCCGTCTTTGATCGACCCGCGCACCGGGCGTTCGCTGATGGAACGCACTATTTTGATTGCAAATACGTCGAACATGCCGGTTGCAGCGCGCGAAGTTTCGCTGTATTCGGGCATCACGCTCGCCGAATATTACCGCGACATGGGCATGGCCGTCGCGATCATGGCGGACTCCACGAGCCGCTGGGCGGAAGCGCTGCGCGAACTTTCCGGCCGTATGGAAGAAATGCCCGCGGAAGAAGGGTTTCCCGCGTATCTGCCGACCCGGCTCGCCGAGTTTTACGAACGCGCCGGCCGCGTCAATTCGCTGTGCGGCAAAGAAGGGTCCGTTTCCGTTATCGGTGCGGTTTCTCCGCCCGGCGGCGACTTTTCTGAACCGGTTACCCAGCACACGAAGCGGTTTATTCGCTGCTTTTGGGCGCTCGACCGTGAGCTGGCCAATGCGCGCCATTATCCGGCTATCGGCTGGATAGAGTCGTATTCCGAGTATGCCGAAGAAGTGAAAGCCTGGTGGGACAAACTCGATCCGCGCTGGGCGAGCATCCGCCTTGAAGCGCTCGAATTGCTCAAGCGCGAACAGCGGTTGCAGCAGATCGTGCGCCTGATCGGTCCCGACGCGCTGCCTGACAGCGAACGGCTCATCCTGACGGTTGCCGAAATGATCAAAAACGGTTTTCTCCAGCAGAACGCATTCGACGAAATCGACGTGTACTCGGTTCCGGAAAAACAGATATTGATTTTACAGCTGATGATGACGTATTACCGGAAATCGCTCGCGGCGGTAAAAGCCGGCGCTCCGCTTATAAAAGTAACGTCGCTGCCGGTTCGCGAAGAGATCGTCCGTATCAAAACGTCCGTTCCGAACGATAAACTCGATATGATTTCAGTAATTGAAAGTCATCTCGACGAACAGTTGGGAAACGTTGAAAGAATGTATCGAAAGGTGGCAACCGCATGA
- a CDS encoding H+transporting two-sector ATPase E subunit: MEELRSTEILDKEIHEDARKKAERILANTDAECQKILDDVAVRIAAVTQEKKTVYADKLAAVRKDADSSVPLEKERFLVSFEGKSVVSAINAYLRNLSEDKRLYLIGKLLKRFKPVVAGTRLNASVFGMKEAAARTLLAAEFGTDAILGCKAVPFEETALDSVAGLEIHEGIVLETEDKTIRCRVTLNELVEEILDTHSFELAETLFCGRLPQ; encoded by the coding sequence ATGGAAGAATTGCGTTCTACAGAAATCCTCGATAAAGAGATACACGAAGACGCCCGCAAAAAGGCCGAGCGTATCCTCGCGAATACCGACGCCGAGTGTCAAAAGATACTTGATGACGTTGCAGTCCGTATTGCCGCGGTAACACAGGAAAAAAAGACTGTGTACGCGGACAAACTCGCCGCAGTCAGAAAGGATGCCGATTCATCCGTTCCGCTTGAAAAAGAACGTTTTCTGGTATCTTTTGAAGGTAAATCCGTCGTTTCCGCGATCAACGCGTATTTGCGGAATTTATCCGAGGATAAACGGCTGTATTTGATCGGAAAACTGCTCAAACGTTTTAAGCCGGTGGTCGCCGGCACGCGTTTGAACGCTTCCGTTTTCGGGATGAAAGAAGCCGCCGCGCGTACGCTGCTCGCGGCTGAATTCGGAACGGATGCAATTCTCGGCTGTAAGGCGGTTCCGTTTGAAGAAACCGCGCTCGATTCGGTCGCCGGACTGGAGATTCACGAAGGTATCGTTTTGGAAACCGAAGATAAAACGATCCGGTGCCGGGTAACGCTCAACGAACTTGTTGAGGAAATTCTTGATACGCATAGTTTTGAACTTGCCGAAACGTTGTTTTGCGGGAGGCTTCCCCAATGA
- a CDS encoding V-type ATP synthase subunit F → MKYYVIAERELVLAFGLVGVAGSVAVNREEALEAFNRVTGRGGDTVSESVVTERPKVLILTEEVSVMLEDEILEWQMSGSYPLIVEIPGIQGHLEGKKTLTDAIREAIGIHV, encoded by the coding sequence GTGAAATATTATGTGATAGCGGAGCGGGAACTCGTTCTCGCTTTCGGTCTCGTCGGCGTTGCCGGAAGCGTCGCGGTAAACCGGGAGGAGGCGCTTGAAGCGTTCAACCGGGTTACCGGCCGCGGCGGAGACACCGTGAGCGAGTCCGTCGTTACCGAAAGACCGAAAGTTCTCATTTTGACGGAAGAAGTGTCGGTCATGCTGGAAGATGAAATTCTGGAATGGCAGATGAGCGGATCGTATCCGCTTATCGTCGAAATACCCGGTATTCAGGGTCATCTTGAAGGTAAAAAAACGCTCACCGACGCTATCCGTGAAGCGATCGGTATTCATGTCTAA
- a CDS encoding ATP synthase subunit C produces MNRKFLVIAAAMLCFAAAGVFASSGDAAAAGTADTSAVKYIAAGLAVGLACIAGGMAVGKIGAAAMGAMSENAELSGKALPFVGLAEGICLWGFLVALLIIIL; encoded by the coding sequence ATGAACAGAAAATTTTTGGTTATTGCCGCGGCCATGCTGTGTTTTGCCGCCGCAGGTGTTTTCGCTTCTTCCGGTGATGCGGCAGCTGCGGGTACGGCTGATACGTCTGCGGTAAAATATATCGCCGCCGGTCTTGCCGTCGGGCTTGCGTGTATCGCGGGCGGTATGGCGGTCGGTAAAATCGGCGCCGCGGCAATGGGCGCGATGAGTGAAAACGCCGAACTTTCCGGTAAAGCGCTTCCGTTCGTCGGTCTTGCGGAAGGTATCTGTCTGTGGGGCTTTCTGGTCGCACTGCTGATCATCATTCTGTAA
- a CDS encoding V-type ATP synthase subunit I, whose translation MARTTEMRLIELMILKEDISRVIEFLGKKGNFQFQSHMGEGSANSANPSKELFDKLQLARTYLGLPDNESYAPDAGLPSNDDFEAAGKLLAGIDALRQREAAASENAKRVGDAYSEALAFSNLKVPYAELDHLSFLSLRIGKIDPAVVDELIFDVGGRAVVVPLGEDKTRIMAATSKKGRFALDTELKKYGFVPLEVAKDFKGIPDDVLASLKVQSGETKKLLADIVAERKNYAETHCTQLRRLLGCFSIGMQVQQVQDKLEATQLVYRITGWIPAADSRQMMKDLDDLTEGRIAIRLYQPGEVPSIRDGREQVPVKLKHGKFVSSFERLVFSYGSPLYGTIDPTPLVAFFFTLLFGIMFGDAGQGLVFVLIGILLTANVIKWFPAWNKFGLIFVAIGCSSTVMGVLNGEFFGNGEVLVPLSRFLSGLFGEPRDHILHLMPSSGAIDKLFMFFAFTLAVGFIINSIGLIINIVNQFTLKRPGKALFGKTGLSGALFFWYVVFMAVRIAAFKIPPFWADWTVIGVTLFGVFMATPLERLIEGERPVFENGFGISVIEGAVEILEVISSYLSNSVSFLRVGAFALAHAVLGFIIFTMTDLIGGAGGFAVSLFGNVIVIVLEGMIVAIQVIRLQYYEFFSKFFTETGREFQPFSFRYKADK comes from the coding sequence ATGGCACGTACGACGGAAATGCGGCTTATAGAATTGATGATTCTCAAAGAAGATATCAGCCGCGTTATTGAATTTCTGGGAAAAAAGGGAAATTTTCAGTTCCAATCGCACATGGGCGAAGGCAGTGCGAATTCGGCGAATCCTTCCAAAGAACTGTTCGACAAACTGCAGCTTGCCCGTACGTATCTTGGACTTCCCGATAACGAATCCTACGCTCCCGACGCGGGACTGCCTTCAAACGACGATTTTGAAGCCGCCGGAAAATTGCTTGCCGGTATCGACGCGCTGCGCCAGCGTGAAGCGGCCGCTTCTGAAAACGCAAAACGGGTGGGCGACGCCTATTCGGAAGCGCTCGCGTTTTCCAATTTGAAAGTGCCGTACGCGGAACTCGATCATTTGTCGTTTTTGAGTCTGCGTATCGGTAAAATAGATCCGGCCGTGGTTGACGAACTGATATTCGACGTCGGCGGCCGCGCGGTGGTCGTACCGCTCGGAGAAGACAAAACCCGTATCATGGCGGCTACTTCCAAAAAAGGACGGTTCGCACTCGACACGGAACTCAAAAAATACGGTTTCGTACCGCTTGAAGTTGCCAAGGATTTTAAGGGGATTCCCGACGACGTGCTCGCGAGTCTGAAAGTGCAGAGCGGAGAAACGAAAAAATTGCTCGCCGATATCGTCGCCGAACGCAAAAATTACGCGGAAACGCACTGTACGCAGCTGCGCCGGCTGCTCGGATGTTTTTCGATCGGTATGCAGGTGCAGCAAGTGCAGGATAAACTTGAAGCCACGCAGCTGGTGTATCGGATCACCGGGTGGATACCGGCGGCCGATTCCCGGCAGATGATGAAAGACTTGGACGATTTGACCGAAGGCCGCATCGCCATCCGGCTGTATCAGCCCGGTGAAGTACCTTCCATCCGCGACGGGCGCGAACAGGTTCCCGTTAAACTCAAACACGGTAAATTCGTGAGCAGTTTCGAGCGGCTCGTGTTCAGTTACGGTTCGCCGCTGTACGGCACGATTGACCCGACGCCGCTGGTCGCGTTCTTTTTTACGCTGCTGTTCGGTATCATGTTCGGTGACGCGGGGCAGGGATTGGTGTTCGTGCTGATCGGCATTTTGCTGACGGCGAACGTTATCAAATGGTTTCCCGCCTGGAATAAATTTGGTCTCATTTTTGTCGCGATCGGGTGCAGCAGTACGGTGATGGGCGTTTTGAACGGCGAGTTTTTCGGCAACGGCGAAGTGCTGGTGCCGCTCAGCCGGTTTCTGTCCGGTTTGTTCGGCGAGCCGCGCGATCACATTCTGCATCTGATGCCGAGTTCCGGCGCGATAGATAAATTGTTCATGTTTTTTGCGTTCACGCTCGCCGTCGGTTTCATTATCAACTCGATAGGGCTTATCATCAATATCGTCAACCAGTTTACGCTCAAACGTCCCGGTAAGGCGCTGTTCGGCAAAACGGGATTGAGCGGCGCGTTGTTTTTCTGGTACGTCGTTTTTATGGCAGTTCGCATTGCGGCGTTCAAGATTCCGCCGTTTTGGGCAGATTGGACGGTGATCGGCGTAACGCTGTTCGGCGTGTTTATGGCGACGCCGCTTGAACGGCTGATAGAAGGCGAACGCCCCGTTTTTGAAAACGGATTCGGCATCAGCGTTATCGAAGGTGCGGTGGAGATTCTTGAAGTAATTTCCAGTTATCTTTCCAATTCGGTCAGTTTTTTGCGTGTCGGCGCGTTTGCGCTCGCTCACGCCGTTCTCGGGTTTATCATATTTACGATGACCGATCTGATCGGCGGAGCCGGCGGATTTGCGGTTTCGCTGTTCGGCAACGTGATCGTTATCGTGCTTGAAGGAATGATCGTTGCGATACAGGTCATCCGCTTGCAGTATTACGAGTTTTTCTCGAAGTTTTTTACCGAAACGGGACGGGAATTCCAGCCGTTCTCTTTCAGGTATAAAGCAGATAAATAG
- a CDS encoding V0D/AC39 family V-type ATPase subunit yields MDHSGAAAFIYAKASGMLAKSFIGTRAAKLFEVRSLPELWTLVFKTEVPMVPEVLLAKKIEQEAESRFLCDYTSLLRNYSKPDSVLVELVRFYDYDNLKDIAAFLSVNKSSSHAQTMPQLADIGEFSMFDYTKWPDIAAITAGSPVSWYDSVPEFSRQQELDTKLDLQYIRRLWASIRKLPAAERRPVESLIKDEIVMYNIIWALRLKVYYGMSNERILDRLASAGGAETARSLAQDPLSGPAVKMLDFAVDSYAEWENWKYAGFLNLHEEGVVWEADPRWIQQSAKTALNRKALRQFHQHPFTACVLVSWFKIKQYELDCIRTAAEGLRLNVSQDQVKHFAGVADAQS; encoded by the coding sequence ATGGATCATTCCGGAGCAGCTGCTTTCATATATGCAAAGGCAAGCGGTATGCTTGCAAAATCGTTCATCGGCACCCGCGCGGCAAAGTTGTTTGAAGTCCGTTCTTTGCCGGAATTATGGACGCTGGTTTTTAAAACCGAAGTCCCGATGGTTCCCGAAGTGCTCCTCGCAAAAAAAATAGAACAGGAAGCCGAAAGCCGCTTTCTGTGCGATTATACGTCTTTGCTCCGCAATTATTCAAAACCCGACAGCGTGTTGGTCGAATTGGTGCGGTTTTACGACTACGACAATCTGAAAGACATCGCGGCGTTTTTAAGCGTCAATAAATCTTCTTCTCACGCTCAGACTATGCCGCAGCTCGCCGACATCGGCGAATTCAGCATGTTCGATTATACGAAATGGCCCGATATCGCGGCGATTACCGCCGGTTCTCCCGTTTCCTGGTACGATTCGGTTCCCGAATTCAGCCGGCAGCAGGAATTGGACACGAAGCTCGACTTGCAGTATATCCGGCGGCTGTGGGCGAGTATCCGGAAACTTCCGGCAGCCGAACGCCGTCCGGTGGAATCCCTGATAAAAGACGAAATCGTCATGTACAACATTATCTGGGCGCTGCGCCTGAAAGTGTATTACGGTATGTCGAACGAACGCATTCTCGACCGGCTCGCTTCGGCCGGAGGAGCCGAAACGGCGCGCAGCTTGGCGCAGGATCCGCTTTCCGGTCCTGCGGTGAAAATGCTCGATTTTGCGGTCGATTCATACGCGGAATGGGAAAACTGGAAATACGCCGGTTTTTTGAATCTGCATGAAGAAGGCGTCGTCTGGGAAGCCGATCCCCGCTGGATACAGCAATCCGCGAAGACCGCGCTCAATAGAAAAGCGTTGCGCCAGTTTCATCAGCATCCGTTTACGGCGTGCGTGCTGGTGTCCTGGTTTAAGATAAAACAGTACGAACTCGACTGTATCCGTACTGCGGCCGAAGGACTTCGCCTGAACGTGTCTCAAGATCAGGTGAAGCATTTTGCCGGAGTTGCGGACGCGCAGTCCTAA
- a CDS encoding PTS sugar transporter subunit IIA translates to MILGQVFDPKSVNISLESTDKDEVFEELVESLVAVQPGLNRAEALAAVQEREAKLSTGIGRGVAVPHGICSGVSGVKGAIGISRGGIEYDSLDKAPVRIIFMLLSGRDECEYHLQVIKRLAQILEDPSFVDIILSKTTPQDVYDTLVRFEDAVTAAV, encoded by the coding sequence ATGATTCTTGGACAAGTTTTTGATCCGAAATCCGTAAACATCAGTTTGGAAAGTACTGACAAGGACGAGGTCTTTGAAGAACTTGTCGAATCGCTCGTTGCCGTTCAGCCCGGCTTGAACCGTGCAGAAGCACTCGCAGCCGTTCAGGAACGCGAAGCTAAGCTCAGTACGGGAATCGGCAGGGGCGTAGCGGTTCCGCACGGTATCTGTTCCGGTGTTTCCGGAGTAAAGGGTGCCATCGGTATTTCGCGCGGCGGAATCGAATACGATTCTTTGGATAAAGCTCCCGTCCGGATCATTTTCATGTTGCTTTCGGGACGGGATGAATGCGAATATCATTTGCAAGTCATTAAACGCCTTGCACAGATTTTGGAAGACCCGTCTTTCGTCGATATAATTCTTTCTAAAACTACACCGCAGGACGTGTACGATACGCTCGTCCGTTTTGAAGATGCGGTAACGGCAGCAGTATAA
- the secG gene encoding preprotein translocase subunit SecG — MGAIGIILLVAFVIICILLVCIVLVQNEEGGGMGGLFGGGNSAAFGSRSGNVLTKTTYILVTLFFLSSFGLALINKAPSVKSLDSAVQQEQAGSASEGFWLDEAAASGTAPAEISPAE, encoded by the coding sequence ATGGGTGCTATCGGTATTATCCTTTTGGTTGCGTTTGTAATAATTTGTATTCTGCTGGTTTGTATCGTTCTCGTTCAGAACGAAGAAGGCGGCGGTATGGGCGGTCTTTTCGGCGGCGGAAATTCGGCTGCGTTCGGTTCCCGCTCCGGCAACGTGTTGACCAAAACGACGTACATCCTCGTTACGTTATTTTTCCTTTCGAGTTTCGGTTTGGCGCTGATCAATAAAGCACCGTCCGTAAAATCGCTTGATTCTGCCGTACAGCAGGAACAGGCCGGTTCCGCTTCGGAAGGTTTCTGGCTGGACGAAGCCGCTGCTTCCGGTACGGCGCCTGCTGAAATTTCTCCTGCCGAATAA
- the tpiA gene encoding triose-phosphate isomerase, with protein sequence MRQYYIAGNWKMNKIKGEAVELATGLVSALKDGKNKYMIAPSFTNLDAVAQVVKGSNILLGAQNMSTELSGAHTGEVSALMLKDLGVQVVILGHSERRHIYKEDDAMINKKVKLALEQGLDVVLCIGELLEEREAGKAEAVCEAQTRKGLAGVSAEQMKKITVAYEPVWAIGTGKTATPDDAQAIHKFTRGVLADMFGKSVAEATIIQYGGSMNASNAAALLAQPDVDGGLIGGAALKVETFEPICKTY encoded by the coding sequence ATGAGACAATATTATATTGCTGGTAACTGGAAAATGAACAAAATCAAGGGCGAAGCGGTAGAGCTTGCAACTGGTCTTGTTTCAGCTTTAAAAGACGGAAAAAATAAATACATGATCGCTCCGTCGTTCACTAATCTCGATGCGGTTGCGCAGGTTGTGAAGGGTTCAAATATTCTGCTCGGTGCTCAGAATATGTCGACGGAATTGTCCGGTGCGCATACCGGTGAAGTTTCCGCTCTTATGCTCAAAGATTTGGGCGTTCAGGTCGTTATTCTCGGCCATTCGGAACGCCGCCATATTTATAAAGAAGATGACGCGATGATCAATAAGAAAGTTAAACTGGCGCTTGAACAGGGCCTCGACGTCGTGCTGTGTATCGGCGAACTGTTGGAAGAACGTGAAGCCGGTAAAGCGGAAGCCGTTTGTGAAGCACAGACCCGCAAAGGGCTCGCGGGCGTCAGCGCGGAACAGATGAAAAAAATCACGGTCGCGTACGAACCCGTTTGGGCTATCGGTACCGGTAAAACCGCTACTCCCGACGACGCGCAGGCTATCCATAAGTTTACGCGCGGCGTGCTTGCCGACATGTTCGGTAAATCGGTTGCCGAAGCGACCATCATTCAGTACGGCGGTTCGATGAACGCTTCCAACGCAGCCGCGCTGCTCGCGCAGCCCGACGTCGACGGCGGACTGATCGGCGGTGCCGCGCTGAAAGTCGAAACGTTTGAACCCATCTGCAAAACGTACTAG
- a CDS encoding FIST signal transduction protein, translating to MDKDFMDYTIGISSKKDPEQAVAEAVSGFKSPKLIIFFSPVSSFKTAAAALSARFPSAEIVGTTSHYTYGNDCVHTDSLCAYAFNDGIVCKGGVLEEIKRFPLKYAQRVEDCILALPSIRNCICLEFTSAFSLSEELALAAYDSICSRYGIQVAGGTAGMSWEEAAAAGVSYVSYNGAVYTDASVFVCIHNEGGKIAVFKENIFLPANRRFTATSVDVKNRIVREFDHRPAADVLAEELNCTIQQLPDRLTARQIGRVVNHDVFITAFDRVYQDKSVSWSARIYNHTTMQLLQSGNYEVITDDTIRAIKEAIPAPSFVFLIHCLARTIFYEQERYLERFNSKFSTAFSPIAGYSSLGEQLGKIHLNQTLLALVFE from the coding sequence ATGGATAAGGATTTTATGGATTATACGATCGGGATAAGCTCAAAAAAGGATCCTGAACAGGCTGTTGCAGAGGCAGTATCGGGATTCAAAAGCCCAAAACTTATCATCTTTTTTTCGCCGGTTTCATCTTTTAAGACGGCAGCGGCAGCGTTGTCTGCCCGTTTTCCGTCTGCGGAAATAGTCGGAACCACTTCCCATTATACCTACGGCAACGATTGCGTGCATACGGATTCGCTGTGCGCGTATGCGTTCAACGACGGCATAGTCTGCAAAGGCGGCGTATTGGAAGAGATCAAAAGATTTCCGCTCAAATACGCCCAGCGCGTGGAAGACTGCATTTTAGCGCTCCCGTCCATACGGAATTGTATCTGCCTGGAATTTACCAGCGCTTTTTCTTTAAGCGAAGAATTGGCACTCGCCGCGTACGATTCGATATGCAGCAGATACGGAATACAGGTTGCCGGCGGAACGGCGGGAATGAGCTGGGAAGAAGCCGCCGCTGCCGGGGTATCCTACGTATCGTACAACGGCGCCGTCTACACGGACGCAAGCGTGTTCGTCTGCATCCATAACGAAGGCGGCAAAATAGCCGTGTTCAAAGAAAATATTTTTTTGCCGGCGAACCGCCGGTTTACGGCAACGTCCGTAGACGTAAAAAACAGAATCGTCAGGGAATTCGATCACAGACCCGCTGCAGACGTACTGGCGGAGGAACTTAATTGTACGATCCAGCAACTGCCGGACAGGCTGACCGCGCGCCAGATCGGACGGGTGGTCAACCACGACGTTTTCATCACTGCGTTCGATCGGGTCTATCAGGATAAATCAGTTTCATGGAGCGCGCGCATTTACAATCACACCACGATGCAGCTGCTGCAGTCCGGAAATTATGAAGTGATCACCGACGATACGATCCGTGCCATTAAGGAGGCAATTCCCGCGCCGTCGTTCGTTTTCCTGATACATTGTCTGGCGCGAACGATTTTTTACGAACAGGAACGGTATTTGGAGCGATTTAACTCGAAATTCAGCACCGCGTTTTCCCCGATCGCCGGATATTCATCTCTCGGCGAACAACTCGGGAAAATTCATCTGAATCAGACGCTGCTGGCGCTCGTTTTCGAGTAA